From Streptomyces griseorubiginosus, one genomic window encodes:
- a CDS encoding pectinesterase family protein has translation MTQHLHSKRLQRPGRGRAAAAVLGLVAALGLGAVGEARASVAPASGAQPLTAPASADRLGDRPHGFASLAGGTTGGAGGKVVTVTDQASLAAYAAAEEPYVIRVSGSIAVEPFGSDIVVGSNKTIIGVGDTGEIVHGELHLNPGTHNVIIRNLTIRDSYVEGDWDGKTTDFDAIQMDTVDHVWIDHNRFTHMGDGLLDIRKDSRYITVSYNQFTDHNKAFGIGWTTNVQTEMTIDHNWFRGTKQRNPSADNLAYAHLYNNYLSSQVADGDPVWTYGNWARGRTKMVIENSYYDGVQHPYQADATAELVQRGSVLKNTSGRTDAWGEAFDPRSFYRYRLDPAAAVPALVSRFSGPQQRIGVTLHVPGDYPTVQAAVDAVPDGNAVPVTIAVAPGTYRAKVYIPATKPNIVLQGTGQDRSDTVIVYDTPAEYGGSTGSATVRIAANDVTARHLTFSNDFDEAAVELKGEQALAMKTTGDRIVFEDTAFLGNQDTLMTDSPKLDVISRVYVRDSYIEGDVDFVYGRATTVIERSVIRALSRGSDSNNGYITAASTWTGNPYGFLITRSRIVSDAPAGTFHLGRPWHPGGEPAAVAQVLIRDTELPAAVKSAPWTDMSGFSWKDARFAEYRNSGPGAAPSADRPQLAAADARTYTVANYLKGTDGWAPQARH, from the coding sequence ATGACGCAGCACCTTCATAGCAAGCGCTTGCAGAGACCAGGGCGCGGCCGAGCCGCGGCCGCCGTGCTCGGCCTCGTGGCCGCGTTGGGCCTCGGGGCGGTCGGAGAGGCACGCGCTTCTGTGGCACCGGCCTCCGGGGCGCAGCCCTTGACGGCTCCGGCCTCCGCGGACCGTCTCGGTGACCGGCCGCACGGCTTCGCCTCCCTCGCCGGCGGCACCACCGGAGGGGCCGGCGGCAAGGTCGTCACCGTCACCGACCAGGCCTCGCTGGCCGCCTACGCGGCCGCCGAGGAGCCGTACGTCATCCGGGTCTCGGGGTCGATCGCCGTCGAACCGTTCGGCTCGGACATCGTGGTCGGCTCGAACAAGACGATCATCGGGGTCGGTGACACCGGCGAGATCGTCCACGGCGAGCTGCACCTCAACCCCGGCACGCACAACGTGATCATCCGCAACCTGACGATCCGCGACTCCTACGTCGAGGGCGACTGGGACGGCAAGACCACCGACTTCGACGCGATCCAGATGGACACCGTCGACCACGTGTGGATCGACCACAACCGCTTCACGCACATGGGTGACGGGCTGCTCGACATCCGCAAGGACAGCCGGTACATCACCGTCTCCTACAACCAGTTCACCGACCACAACAAGGCGTTCGGGATCGGCTGGACCACCAACGTCCAGACCGAGATGACCATCGACCACAACTGGTTCCGCGGCACCAAGCAGCGCAACCCCTCGGCGGACAACCTCGCCTACGCGCACCTCTACAACAACTACCTGTCCTCGCAGGTAGCCGACGGCGACCCGGTGTGGACGTACGGGAACTGGGCGCGCGGCCGGACGAAGATGGTCATCGAGAACAGCTACTACGACGGCGTCCAGCATCCCTACCAGGCCGATGCCACCGCCGAGTTGGTGCAGCGCGGGTCCGTCCTGAAGAACACCAGCGGGCGAACGGACGCGTGGGGCGAGGCATTTGATCCCCGCTCCTTCTACCGCTACCGGCTCGACCCGGCCGCCGCCGTGCCCGCCCTGGTGTCCCGTTTCTCCGGCCCGCAGCAGCGGATCGGGGTGACCCTGCACGTCCCCGGCGACTACCCGACCGTACAGGCCGCCGTGGACGCGGTGCCCGACGGGAACGCCGTGCCGGTGACGATCGCCGTCGCGCCGGGCACCTACCGGGCCAAGGTGTACATCCCGGCAACGAAGCCGAACATCGTGCTCCAGGGGACTGGACAGGACCGGTCCGACACCGTCATCGTCTACGACACCCCCGCCGAGTACGGCGGTTCGACGGGCAGCGCGACGGTCCGGATCGCCGCGAACGACGTCACCGCCCGGCACCTCACCTTCAGCAACGACTTCGACGAGGCCGCCGTCGAGCTGAAGGGCGAGCAGGCCCTCGCGATGAAGACGACCGGTGACCGGATCGTCTTCGAGGACACCGCCTTCCTGGGCAACCAGGACACCCTGATGACCGACAGCCCCAAGCTGGACGTGATCAGCCGGGTCTACGTCCGCGACTCGTACATCGAAGGCGACGTCGACTTCGTGTACGGCCGGGCGACCACGGTGATCGAGCGCTCCGTGATCCGGGCGCTGAGCCGTGGCTCGGACTCCAACAACGGCTACATCACGGCCGCTTCGACCTGGACGGGCAACCCGTACGGGTTCCTGATCACCCGGTCGAGGATCGTGAGCGACGCGCCGGCCGGCACCTTCCATCTGGGACGGCCGTGGCACCCCGGTGGTGAACCCGCCGCCGTGGCACAGGTGTTGATCCGGGACACCGAGCTGCCGGCCGCCGTGAAGTCCGCCCCGTGGACCGACATGAGCGGGTTCTCGTGGAAGGACGCGCGGTTCGCCGAGTACCGCAACTCCGGTCCCGGCGCGGCCCCGAGCGCCGACCGGCCGCAGCTCGCCGCCGCCGACGCACGGACGTACACCGTCGCGAACTACCTCAAGGGCACGGACGGCTGGGCGCCGCAGGCCCGTCACTGA
- a CDS encoding sugar ABC transporter substrate-binding protein, translating into MKISIRRSRRAAIAVALGSVLALTATACGDDGSGAGGDKGDEGSGKGKIVFWDNNGGVRTDIWKEIIADFQKANPDIKVEYVGIASTEYQSKVDTAIQGGGLPDVGGVGAAMLAGFSAQNALEPLDDRLAGSSLNGKLNEDMVGVLKAAGGGDGTLYSIPTSANNGVLYYRTDLFKKAGLDEPTTWDKFYEAADKLTDAKKNEFGYTIRGGAGSIAQALDAAYGQSGITSFWNGDKTTLNDPKNVAALEKYAALYKKDTPAADLNNDFTKMVAQWDSGTIGMLNHNLGSYQDHVKALGVDKFRGIPQPIGANGKRVQVSNPVDGLGVFKSSKNKDAAWKFIEFATSHAENSKFNKAAGQVPSNNDAAKDSWISEAEPTKLAAAALTDGSTSIVQLPYYLPDWNTISKADNEPNFQKVLLGDMSAKDFLDTMADQLNKAQAEWKEQNG; encoded by the coding sequence ATGAAGATCAGCATCCGCAGAAGCAGGCGCGCTGCCATAGCCGTCGCCCTCGGGTCCGTCCTGGCGCTGACCGCCACCGCCTGCGGTGACGACGGCAGCGGGGCCGGCGGCGACAAGGGCGACGAGGGCAGCGGCAAGGGCAAGATCGTCTTCTGGGACAACAACGGCGGTGTGCGCACCGACATCTGGAAGGAGATCATCGCCGACTTCCAGAAGGCCAACCCCGACATCAAGGTCGAGTACGTCGGCATCGCCTCCACCGAGTACCAGTCCAAGGTCGACACCGCCATCCAGGGCGGCGGCCTGCCGGACGTCGGCGGTGTCGGCGCGGCCATGCTCGCCGGGTTCTCCGCGCAGAACGCGCTGGAGCCGCTCGACGACCGGCTCGCCGGGTCCTCCCTCAACGGCAAGCTCAACGAGGACATGGTCGGCGTACTGAAGGCCGCGGGCGGCGGGGACGGCACCCTGTACTCGATCCCGACCTCCGCCAACAACGGCGTGCTGTACTACCGGACCGACCTGTTCAAGAAGGCCGGCCTGGACGAGCCCACGACCTGGGACAAGTTCTACGAGGCCGCCGACAAGCTCACCGACGCCAAGAAGAACGAGTTCGGTTACACCATCCGCGGTGGCGCCGGATCCATCGCCCAGGCCCTGGACGCCGCGTACGGGCAGAGCGGGATCACCTCGTTCTGGAACGGCGACAAGACCACGCTCAACGACCCGAAGAACGTGGCGGCGCTGGAGAAGTACGCGGCGCTGTACAAGAAGGACACTCCGGCGGCCGACCTCAACAACGACTTCACCAAGATGGTCGCGCAGTGGGACTCCGGCACGATCGGCATGCTGAACCACAACCTGGGCTCCTACCAGGACCATGTGAAGGCGCTCGGGGTCGACAAGTTCCGCGGTATCCCGCAGCCGATCGGCGCGAACGGCAAGCGGGTCCAGGTGTCCAACCCCGTCGACGGGCTCGGGGTGTTCAAGAGCTCGAAGAACAAGGACGCCGCGTGGAAGTTCATCGAGTTCGCGACCTCGCACGCGGAGAACTCGAAGTTCAACAAGGCGGCCGGACAGGTGCCGTCGAACAACGACGCCGCGAAGGACTCGTGGATCTCCGAGGCCGAGCCCACGAAGCTCGCCGCCGCCGCGCTGACCGACGGTTCCACGTCGATCGTCCAGCTGCCGTACTACCTGCCCGACTGGAACACCATCTCCAAGGCGGACAACGAGCCGAACTTCCAGAAGGTGCTGCTCGGGGACATGAGTGCGAAGGACTTCCTGGACACCATGGCCGACCAGCTGAACAAGGCTCAGGCGGAGTGGAAGGAGCAGAACGGCTAG
- a CDS encoding rhamnogalacturonan acetylesterase, translating to MSLTRRQVTVAALGAVPVAFAATGTAQAAPRRTRTLYIAGDSTAAQKYSDAAPETGWGMALPFFLCQDLAVANHAVNGRSSKSFVDEGRLDAILGLIKPGDLLLIQFGHNDEKSEDPTRYTEPWSTYQDYLRLYIEGARARGARPVLATSVERRKFDASGNAVPTHKEYPAAVRALAAEEGVALLDIQALSIALWQQLGVEETKRYFNWTATEQDNTHFNPPGAIAVARLVAGELLHRRVLAPRDVRRLDTEIPESWITWPSPATV from the coding sequence TTGTCACTGACTCGTAGACAAGTCACCGTGGCGGCGCTCGGTGCCGTGCCCGTCGCTTTCGCGGCGACCGGTACCGCTCAGGCCGCTCCCCGCAGAACACGCACGCTCTACATCGCGGGCGACTCCACCGCCGCGCAGAAGTACTCCGACGCCGCTCCCGAGACCGGGTGGGGCATGGCGCTTCCCTTCTTCCTCTGCCAGGACCTGGCCGTGGCCAACCACGCGGTGAACGGGCGGAGTTCCAAGTCCTTCGTCGACGAGGGACGGCTGGATGCGATCCTCGGGCTGATCAAGCCCGGTGACCTCCTGCTCATCCAGTTCGGGCACAACGACGAGAAGTCCGAGGACCCGACCCGGTACACCGAGCCGTGGTCGACGTACCAGGACTACCTGCGGCTGTACATCGAGGGCGCTCGGGCCCGGGGCGCGCGGCCGGTGCTGGCCACCTCGGTCGAGCGGCGGAAGTTCGACGCGAGCGGCAACGCCGTGCCGACCCACAAGGAGTACCCGGCCGCCGTACGGGCGCTCGCCGCCGAGGAAGGCGTCGCGCTGCTCGACATCCAGGCCCTGTCGATCGCGCTGTGGCAGCAGCTCGGGGTCGAGGAGACCAAGCGGTACTTCAACTGGACCGCGACCGAGCAGGACAACACGCACTTCAACCCGCCCGGTGCCATCGCGGTGGCCCGCCTGGTCGCCGGGGAGCTGCTGCACCGGCGGGTGCTGGCGCCCCGGGACGTGCGCCGGCTCGATACCGAGATCCCGGAGTCCTGGATCACCTGGCCGTCACCGGCCACCGTCTGA